The following coding sequences lie in one Archaeoglobaceae archaeon genomic window:
- a CDS encoding DUF6293 family protein, whose translation MGEVVHVVAVTSESATILESIKSVGYPIHKAYIVYREKEALNAVENVNRALSSLVESKILNFEGKRVYQIVWEILSVIRQEIESGNSVLFNVSDADKLLCMAFLISAQISNSKIYSAWENSTKFLQTPPLKKFNGDRIKILKVLANEGGSVDSINRLIELVDGKIEEQKKYMAQRARMSYHLNELEEDGLVTTERKGKHLKIAITDLGKAYVVMFG comes from the coding sequence ATGGGAGAAGTTGTACATGTAGTAGCAGTCACTTCAGAAAGCGCAACAATTTTGGAGAGTATAAAATCAGTCGGTTATCCAATTCATAAGGCCTATATTGTTTACAGAGAAAAGGAAGCATTAAATGCCGTTGAAAACGTTAATCGAGCTTTAAGCTCTCTTGTTGAGTCGAAAATACTAAACTTCGAAGGTAAAAGAGTATATCAGATTGTTTGGGAAATTCTTAGTGTTATCAGGCAGGAGATCGAAAGTGGGAACTCGGTTCTTTTTAACGTTTCAGACGCGGATAAATTGCTATGTATGGCCTTTCTTATCTCAGCGCAAATCTCGAACAGCAAGATATACTCGGCTTGGGAGAACTCTACAAAGTTTCTGCAAACACCCCCTCTCAAAAAATTTAATGGGGATAGAATTAAAATTTTAAAAGTGCTTGCAAATGAGGGAGGGTCAGTAGATTCTATAAATAGACTGATAGAACTCGTAGACGGAAAAATCGAGGAACAAAAGAAGTATATGGCCCAAAGAGCAAGAATGAGTTACCATTTGAACGAATTGGAGGAGGACGGGTTAGTTACAACGGAAAGAAAGGGAAAACATCTCAAGATTGCGATAACGGATCTTGGCAAAGCTTATGTAGTAATGTTTGGTTAA
- the ilvC gene encoding ketol-acid reductoisomerase — protein MLGDSMARIYSDRDASLEPLKGKRICIVGYGSQGHAHALNLRDSGLDVVTALPEWDKESWKRAEKDGVKAIKLEEIDGDLIAMLIPDMVQPEVYRKFVHGKLKPGCAILFAHGFNIHYNQIVPPSNVDVIMVAPKGPGPLVRRMFVEGKGVPALLAVHQNASGKALQIALAYAKGIGATRTGVIETTFKEETETDLFGEQVDLCGGVAEMIKNSFEVLVEAGYQPEVAYFEVLHELKLIVDLIYEGGIFNMWKAVSETAKYGGMTRGKRIFTSAVKEEMRKILREIQSGEFAREWILENMAGRPVYNKLLEMEANHPIEVVGKEMRKLIPWLSK, from the coding sequence GTGCTCGGTGATAGTATGGCTCGAATTTACAGTGATAGGGATGCAAGTTTAGAACCCTTAAAGGGTAAGAGGATTTGCATTGTTGGTTACGGGAGCCAGGGGCATGCACATGCTCTAAATTTGCGTGATAGCGGGCTTGATGTTGTAACCGCTTTGCCAGAATGGGACAAAGAGAGCTGGAAGAGAGCTGAAAAAGATGGCGTTAAGGCAATAAAACTCGAAGAAATAGACGGAGACTTGATTGCGATGCTCATTCCGGATATGGTTCAGCCAGAAGTTTACAGAAAATTTGTTCATGGAAAACTAAAACCTGGCTGTGCGATCTTATTTGCCCACGGTTTCAACATCCATTACAACCAGATCGTTCCACCGAGCAACGTTGATGTAATAATGGTTGCTCCTAAAGGCCCGGGACCTTTGGTTAGGAGGATGTTTGTTGAAGGCAAAGGTGTGCCGGCACTTCTTGCGGTTCACCAGAATGCAAGCGGAAAGGCCTTGCAAATTGCCTTAGCGTATGCAAAGGGCATTGGAGCGACAAGGACTGGAGTTATAGAAACAACTTTCAAAGAGGAGACTGAGACCGATCTATTTGGTGAGCAGGTCGATCTATGCGGTGGAGTTGCTGAGATGATAAAGAATTCTTTTGAGGTTCTTGTTGAAGCAGGCTATCAGCCAGAAGTTGCCTACTTTGAAGTCTTGCACGAACTTAAGCTGATAGTCGATCTGATTTACGAGGGTGGCATTTTCAATATGTGGAAAGCAGTTAGCGAAACTGCAAAATACGGGGGGATGACGCGAGGAAAAAGGATATTCACAAGTGCTGTTAAGGAAGAGATGCGTAAGATTTTGAGGGAGATACAGAGTGGTGAGTTTGCGAGAGAGTGGATCCTTGAGAATATGGCCGGAAGACCCGTTTACAACAAGCTTCTCGAAATGGAGGCAAATCATCCGATAGAAGTTGTTGGAAAAGAGATGAGAAAGTTAATTCCGTGGCTGAGCAAGTAA
- a CDS encoding RNA-protein complex protein Nop10, giving the protein MKALMRKCSKCGNYTLKNRCPKCGGETRMPIPPRFSPEDPYGKYRRMLRKEKGFFLRG; this is encoded by the coding sequence ATGAAAGCTCTCATGAGAAAATGCTCAAAGTGTGGTAATTACACATTGAAGAATAGATGTCCAAAGTGTGGAGGAGAGACAAGAATGCCAATTCCACCGAGATTCTCCCCGGAGGATCCTTATGGGAAGTATAGAAGGATGTTGAGAAAGGAGAAAGGATTCTTTTTGAGAGGGTGA
- a CDS encoding methyltransferase domain-containing protein has translation MWDTIAERYHLWTINNRWFYYLLGLEIKNSVKDAERIIDIGAGPGILSEELKNLFPEAEIICIDLSSEMCIMSGGIRCKAECLPFRNEVFDVAIFCFSLHELSVECALKEAYRVLKRGGFIFIIDLDRDAPEIIKKLWKIIFSRLISPDYASKVYNSWRAFEKCEDIAERLKK, from the coding sequence ATGTGGGATACAATTGCAGAGCGGTACCACCTGTGGACTATAAACAACAGGTGGTTTTATTATCTTCTCGGATTAGAGATCAAAAACTCGGTGAAAGATGCTGAGAGAATAATCGACATTGGTGCCGGCCCAGGAATTCTTTCAGAAGAATTAAAGAATCTGTTTCCGGAAGCTGAGATAATTTGTATTGACTTATCTTCAGAAATGTGCATAATGTCTGGTGGAATCAGATGTAAGGCCGAGTGTTTGCCCTTCAGAAATGAAGTGTTTGACGTGGCAATTTTCTGCTTCTCCTTACATGAGTTAAGTGTTGAATGTGCACTGAAAGAAGCTTACAGAGTTTTAAAAAGAGGGGGTTTTATCTTCATTATAGATTTAGACAGGGATGCGCCGGAGATTATTAAAAAACTCTGGAAGATAATTTTTAGCAGGCTTATTTCTCCAGATTATGCCAGTAAAGTATACAACAGTTGGAGAGCGTTTGAAAAATGTGAGGATATAGCAGAAAGACTTAAAAAATGA
- a CDS encoding CoA transferase yields MSAPLEGVRVIDTSQFISGPLCATLLAEMGAEVIKVEPKIGDTLRVWTSLIHPELEALFCALNKNKKSLTLNLRDKEGVEIFKRLASKSDILVENLGPGTMNEFGLGYEKLRELNPRLIYVSISGFGRTGPIEKELLLI; encoded by the coding sequence ATGTCAGCTCCGCTGGAAGGTGTGAGAGTTATAGACACCTCTCAATTCATCTCAGGGCCCCTTTGTGCAACCCTTTTGGCAGAGATGGGTGCTGAAGTAATCAAGGTGGAACCCAAAATTGGAGACACTTTAAGAGTTTGGACTTCACTTATTCATCCAGAACTTGAAGCCCTTTTTTGTGCTTTGAACAAAAACAAAAAGAGTTTAACCTTAAATCTCAGAGATAAAGAGGGTGTGGAAATTTTCAAAAGGCTTGCTTCAAAATCTGACATATTGGTGGAGAATCTCGGCCCAGGGACTATGAATGAATTTGGACTCGGTTATGAGAAGCTGAGAGAACTGAATCCAAGACTAATTTATGTCAGCATATCGGGATTTGGTAGAACTGGCCCTATAGAGAAAGAACTGCTTTTGATCTAA
- a CDS encoding ScpA family protein, with protein MARKGEIDPWNIDVIDVTDKFLKRLEEAKKLDLRISGRVLLYAAILVRMKADAIAPQPPPAEDESDVEIIEWEEFDADEIDEIKLEDLLRAQRRRIRKINTLKDLIEELRKAEAIEKRRKKRKGKDFIDIDLVTSIPHDESMEGKIRQVEENLLKLLQKKEFVTLFSIASNREDLVEYYISLLHLVLRKKFQIFQKEIYGDIEIRLFGENNLHQS; from the coding sequence ATGGCAAGAAAAGGGGAAATAGACCCTTGGAATATAGATGTAATTGATGTTACCGATAAATTTCTAAAAAGACTTGAAGAAGCTAAAAAGCTTGATTTAAGAATTTCCGGAAGGGTTTTACTTTATGCGGCAATTCTTGTAAGAATGAAAGCAGACGCTATTGCCCCTCAGCCACCACCTGCAGAAGATGAAAGTGATGTTGAAATAATAGAGTGGGAGGAATTCGATGCTGATGAAATAGATGAAATCAAACTTGAAGACTTACTGAGAGCACAGAGGAGGAGAATAAGAAAAATAAACACATTAAAAGATTTAATTGAGGAGCTGAGGAAAGCGGAAGCTATTGAAAAGAGGCGGAAAAAAAGAAAAGGTAAGGATTTTATAGATATAGACTTGGTAACTTCAATTCCACATGATGAAAGTATGGAGGGTAAAATTCGACAGGTTGAGGAAAACCTTTTGAAATTGTTGCAGAAAAAAGAATTCGTAACTCTTTTCTCCATTGCAAGTAATAGGGAGGACTTGGTGGAGTATTATATTTCCCTTCTCCATCTTGTTCTAAGAAAAAAGTTTCAAATCTTTCAAAAAGAAATTTATGGTGATATAGAAATCCGATTGTTTGGAGAAAATAATCTTCATCAAAGCTAA
- a CDS encoding translation initiation factor IF-2 subunit alpha, producing MKSESGERLIIKRTGYPSVGEIVVGTVTRVLDFGAFVSLDEYENKEGMVHISEVASGWIKDIREHVKKGQKVVCKVLSVNPKRGHIDLSIKDVNERQKREKLQQWKNEMAAFKWLELANEKVKLSNEELVKLGRKLLKEYDSIYSAFEEAAYEGYEVLVKIVGEEFAKAMAEIARENIKPKRVKVRGVFEVKFFQPDGVERIKKLFSEIKPTDNVKVEIFYIGAPKYRIVVEAEDYKLAENSLKKIVDTVLKNAKKLGGEANFAREAV from the coding sequence ATGAAAAGCGAAAGTGGAGAGAGACTCATAATAAAAAGAACGGGCTATCCTTCAGTGGGAGAGATTGTGGTGGGAACTGTTACAAGAGTTTTAGATTTTGGTGCTTTCGTTTCCTTAGACGAGTATGAGAATAAAGAGGGAATGGTTCATATAAGTGAAGTTGCATCGGGCTGGATAAAAGACATAAGAGAGCACGTTAAGAAGGGGCAAAAAGTGGTTTGCAAAGTTCTCAGCGTGAATCCGAAAAGAGGCCACATAGATCTATCAATTAAAGATGTCAATGAAAGGCAAAAAAGGGAGAAACTTCAACAATGGAAGAACGAAATGGCCGCATTCAAATGGCTTGAGTTAGCGAATGAGAAAGTAAAGCTAAGCAATGAAGAACTTGTAAAGCTTGGAAGAAAATTGTTAAAGGAATACGATTCCATTTATTCTGCTTTTGAAGAGGCAGCCTATGAGGGTTATGAAGTTCTCGTTAAGATTGTCGGAGAGGAATTCGCAAAGGCGATGGCTGAAATTGCGCGTGAGAACATAAAACCAAAAAGAGTTAAAGTCAGGGGAGTTTTCGAGGTCAAATTTTTCCAGCCAGATGGTGTTGAAAGGATCAAAAAATTGTTCTCAGAAATCAAGCCCACAGATAATGTCAAGGTTGAAATCTTCTACATCGGTGCACCCAAGTATAGGATTGTCGTGGAAGCAGAAGATTATAAGCTTGCAGAGAACTCCCTAAAGAAAATCGTGGACACTGTGTTGAAGAATGCCAAGAAGCTTGGAGGAGAAGCTAACTTTGCAAGAGAGGCCGTATGA
- a CDS encoding CaiB/BaiF CoA-transferase family protein produces MAQGAGGTAKLVERVGNKPKMFIGDIVSGVYAALGAMFALYWREKTGMGQLVDVSMQDVVFSINLAGIVETALGEKAKEIGLSITKYPPGIKLPLYGIYPAQDGEVAICALTDAQAKRLFRAMGMEELVSEGKFSTFISRFENDEELNKVVSNWTSKMKRDEIVRLLANAKVPCGPIYDVSELRNDEQLKARGMLVEVEYKGMKFQIPGVCVKLSESPGSVKPAPELGKHNIEILSSLGYSEDEIRNFERKGVI; encoded by the coding sequence ATAGCACAGGGTGCGGGGGGAACAGCCAAGCTTGTTGAGAGAGTCGGGAATAAACCAAAGATGTTCATTGGCGACATAGTTTCCGGCGTTTATGCCGCACTTGGGGCGATGTTCGCTCTTTATTGGCGCGAGAAAACTGGAATGGGGCAGTTAGTTGACGTCTCAATGCAGGACGTCGTTTTCTCGATCAACTTGGCCGGTATTGTAGAGACTGCATTAGGAGAAAAAGCGAAAGAAATAGGTTTAAGTATCACGAAATACCCTCCCGGGATAAAATTGCCTCTCTATGGCATTTATCCAGCCCAAGATGGGGAAGTTGCGATATGTGCTTTAACAGATGCACAGGCAAAAAGATTGTTTAGGGCAATGGGGATGGAGGAGCTTGTCAGCGAGGGTAAATTCTCTACTTTTATCTCAAGATTTGAAAATGATGAGGAACTAAATAAAGTCGTTAGTAACTGGACTTCAAAAATGAAAAGAGACGAAATTGTTCGACTACTTGCTAATGCAAAAGTTCCATGTGGACCAATTTACGATGTTTCAGAACTCAGAAATGATGAACAGCTGAAGGCAAGGGGGATGCTTGTTGAGGTGGAGTATAAGGGCATGAAATTCCAGATACCTGGAGTTTGTGTGAAACTTTCAGAATCACCCGGCTCAGTTAAGCCTGCTCCAGAGTTGGGAAAACACAATATCGAAATACTGTCTTCTCTTGGATATAGCGAAGACGAGATCAGGAATTTCGAGAGAAAAGGTGTGATTTGA
- the smc gene encoding chromosome segregation protein SMC, translated as MQIAKITLKNFKSFSKKVEIPLYPGFTVITGPNGSGKSNIIDSILFCLGLSTSTKQLRAERLSDLVSEGKREAEVSIVLGDDSKKYEITRRVKITDRGHYSYYYLDGKPASWTDVQNLLSQLGIYSDAYNIVMQGDVTRIVEMSPVQRRKIIEDIAGISEFDERKERALEELDRVRENIEKIEAVIAEVESMLSNLEKDRNEALRYKELMLRKAEIEKQIKAHEFLSLKSTKEKIEKEIEKLEKEKDRLSYLIPDISKKIFETNEKLKEVADSISKFGDEKLSEIQTEILKITSEMDSIKKAEKIYLEEISRIEEDELKKKGEVLKLRDEIEKVGKELEEEVLKRVSLGEIVGDLESKLNSLRQALESADKSYQELKNKLIDKREELEKLKEERNRLISERDKLLEIVRRIEIEIEDARAEKESLSKKLEDDKKKLESLSIELLKKEQEQRNLNSEFLDFDKKLFSLRSKLSDVEEESKRCEVELAKIKAKISTLQSYSKPVETILNAKDKRELVGIFGTVSQLGEVDEKFTSAIESAIGGALQFIVVETEDDAVEAIKYLKMLQAGRASFIPLRKIKDYKVEFDRSVLSERGVIDFAVNLIKCDKKFLPVFKFLLRDTVVVDTIESARRLMDKNLRIVTLDGDLVEKSGLISGGSRERKGLLISKELLEKDRELTDRIYELQQQKEKITAELVKVEESRKNLKIKLDEINARVQEIRGEVRVLEERLKSYNSQISEIDKRIDQRNTEKSQHIEELRRVNNNISEIEKKIKELEALIRDLESKLKESKIPEILSELEKVKDELSRNREILISVEKKIENYEFQKSQLDKNLNSINLELEQLLKRKIELKSKIEENKKRYEEITQRLKELRDEEKGLGEKVRELREYRDTLLSELRKLEEEKNKADFDLKRCEDRLLNLNEKLSVILGDLKKFEGFELPEVLRDLQELIRELSEVNSLLANFGEVNLKAIQDYENVKARRDELVQKKGILEKERAEIIDRIEKYEKRKREVFFEVFNAINKNFGQILAELADGEGELFLDSEDVFNSGLHMRVRLKNKPMQRLEALSGGEKSLVALSLILAIQMFKPAPFYAFDEVDMFLDGVNVERVAKMIKKRSKSAQFIVVSLRKPMVESADAVVGITLGGDNSSIVTGIKLNSEIQSKY; from the coding sequence ATGCAGATTGCGAAGATAACCCTAAAGAACTTTAAATCCTTTAGCAAAAAGGTAGAGATCCCACTATATCCCGGATTTACAGTAATAACAGGGCCCAATGGCAGTGGAAAATCAAATATTATAGATTCTATTCTTTTTTGTTTAGGTCTTTCTACATCTACCAAGCAACTAAGGGCTGAAAGACTTTCTGATCTTGTATCCGAGGGTAAAAGAGAGGCCGAAGTTTCTATAGTTCTTGGGGATGATAGCAAAAAATATGAGATAACGAGAAGAGTCAAAATAACTGACAGGGGTCATTACAGCTATTACTACTTGGACGGTAAGCCCGCAAGCTGGACAGATGTGCAAAATTTGCTTTCACAGCTCGGTATTTACAGTGATGCTTATAACATTGTTATGCAGGGTGATGTTACAAGAATAGTTGAAATGTCTCCAGTGCAGAGAAGAAAAATAATAGAAGATATTGCGGGAATCTCGGAATTCGACGAAAGAAAAGAAAGGGCTCTTGAGGAACTTGATAGAGTTAGAGAAAACATTGAAAAAATCGAAGCTGTTATTGCAGAAGTCGAATCTATGCTTTCAAATCTTGAAAAAGACAGAAATGAAGCTCTCCGCTACAAAGAGTTAATGCTCAGGAAGGCGGAAATCGAGAAACAGATTAAAGCTCATGAGTTTCTCTCTCTCAAATCTACCAAAGAAAAAATTGAAAAGGAAATCGAAAAACTTGAGAAAGAAAAAGATAGACTTTCATATCTTATTCCCGATATCTCGAAGAAAATTTTTGAGACCAATGAAAAGCTTAAAGAAGTGGCAGATTCAATTTCAAAGTTTGGAGATGAAAAGCTAAGTGAGATTCAAACTGAAATTCTTAAAATTACATCTGAAATGGATTCAATAAAGAAGGCCGAAAAGATCTATTTGGAAGAAATTTCAAGAATAGAGGAGGATGAGTTAAAGAAGAAGGGAGAAGTTTTAAAATTAAGAGATGAAATAGAAAAAGTTGGAAAAGAGCTTGAAGAAGAGGTCCTGAAGAGAGTTAGTCTCGGCGAAATAGTTGGCGATCTTGAAAGTAAGCTAAATTCACTAAGACAGGCTCTTGAAAGTGCGGACAAAAGTTATCAGGAGCTTAAAAATAAACTGATTGATAAAAGAGAAGAACTCGAAAAACTAAAAGAAGAAAGAAATAGATTAATTTCCGAAAGAGATAAACTTCTGGAGATTGTTAGAAGGATTGAGATTGAAATTGAGGATGCAAGAGCTGAAAAAGAGAGTTTATCCAAAAAGCTTGAGGATGATAAGAAAAAGCTGGAGTCTCTATCAATAGAATTGCTGAAAAAAGAGCAAGAACAGAGAAATTTAAATTCCGAATTTTTAGATTTTGATAAAAAGCTATTTTCTCTCCGTTCAAAACTTTCAGATGTCGAAGAAGAATCAAAGCGTTGCGAAGTAGAGCTTGCGAAAATCAAAGCCAAAATATCTACTCTGCAGAGCTATTCAAAGCCTGTTGAGACAATTCTAAATGCTAAAGATAAACGAGAGCTAGTGGGAATCTTTGGAACGGTATCTCAACTTGGAGAAGTTGATGAAAAATTTACTTCAGCTATAGAATCTGCAATTGGTGGGGCTCTGCAATTTATTGTGGTTGAAACTGAAGATGATGCAGTTGAAGCCATAAAATATCTCAAAATGCTTCAAGCAGGGAGGGCTAGTTTCATTCCACTGAGAAAGATAAAGGATTATAAAGTCGAATTTGATCGGAGCGTATTGAGCGAGAGGGGCGTAATAGACTTTGCAGTTAACCTGATTAAATGCGATAAGAAATTTCTACCAGTTTTCAAGTTCCTGCTCCGTGATACAGTAGTTGTTGACACGATTGAGAGTGCTAGGAGATTGATGGATAAAAATTTGAGAATAGTCACTCTTGATGGAGATCTCGTAGAAAAGAGTGGTTTGATTTCTGGAGGAAGCAGAGAGAGAAAGGGCCTTCTAATTTCAAAGGAGTTGTTAGAAAAAGATAGAGAGCTTACAGACAGAATATACGAACTGCAGCAACAGAAAGAGAAGATAACAGCAGAACTCGTTAAAGTTGAGGAAAGCAGAAAAAATCTGAAAATAAAGCTTGATGAAATCAATGCAAGAGTTCAGGAGATTAGGGGAGAGGTTAGAGTTCTGGAGGAAAGACTAAAGAGTTACAATAGTCAGATTAGTGAAATTGATAAAAGAATTGACCAAAGAAATACGGAAAAGTCACAGCACATCGAAGAATTGAGAAGAGTTAACAATAACATCTCAGAAATCGAAAAGAAAATAAAAGAGCTCGAGGCTTTAATAAGAGATTTAGAAAGCAAATTGAAAGAAAGTAAAATACCCGAGATACTTTCAGAGCTTGAGAAAGTTAAAGACGAGCTCTCACGAAACAGAGAAATTCTTATATCGGTTGAGAAAAAGATCGAAAATTACGAGTTTCAGAAATCTCAGCTCGATAAAAATCTAAATTCTATAAATTTGGAGCTTGAGCAATTGCTCAAAAGAAAAATTGAGCTTAAAAGCAAAATTGAAGAAAATAAAAAGAGATATGAAGAAATCACACAGAGGCTTAAAGAACTGCGTGACGAGGAGAAGGGTTTAGGTGAAAAGGTTAGAGAACTCAGGGAATATAGAGACACTCTACTTTCAGAACTCAGAAAACTTGAAGAAGAGAAAAACAAGGCTGATTTTGATTTAAAGAGATGCGAGGATAGACTTTTGAATCTTAATGAGAAGCTATCAGTAATTTTGGGAGATCTTAAAAAATTTGAGGGTTTTGAGTTACCAGAGGTTCTGAGAGACTTACAAGAGTTGATTAGGGAACTCTCTGAGGTTAATAGTCTACTTGCAAATTTTGGAGAAGTGAATCTCAAAGCAATACAGGATTACGAAAACGTCAAAGCAAGAAGAGACGAATTGGTTCAGAAAAAGGGAATTTTAGAAAAAGAAAGAGCTGAGATAATCGATAGAATTGAGAAGTATGAGAAGAGAAAACGAGAGGTATTTTTTGAAGTTTTTAATGCGATTAACAAGAACTTCGGACAGATTTTAGCAGAACTCGCAGATGGTGAGGGTGAGTTATTTCTCGATAGCGAAGACGTATTTAATAGCGGACTCCACATGCGAGTCAGACTTAAAAATAAGCCAATGCAGAGGCTTGAAGCGTTAAGTGGGGGAGAGAAAAGTCTTGTGGCGTTATCATTGATATTGGCAATTCAGATGTTCAAACCTGCACCTTTTTATGCTTTTGATGAAGTTGATATGTTTCTCGATGGTGTAAATGTCGAAAGAGTTGCGAAGATGATAAAGAAACGCTCTAAGTCTGCTCAGTTCATAGTTGTCTCTTTAAGAAAGCCGATGGTTGAATCTGCAGATGCGGTTGTGGGTATAACATTAGGAGGTGACAACTCATCGATCGTAACGGGTATAAAGCTGAATTCGGAGATCCAATCGAAATACTAA